From one Rhodamnia argentea isolate NSW1041297 chromosome 1, ASM2092103v1, whole genome shotgun sequence genomic stretch:
- the LOC115733312 gene encoding protein FAR-RED IMPAIRED RESPONSE 1-like: MEKEYDTGNNSWLRRLYELRHKWSSAFGRDIFTCGIRSSQRSESTNNVFQRMSTKTLTLVEFVRHYEEQLKHMREIESQDDYSSHGKPKLQVNHGILTHVASLYTRTIFKRFNEEFLQCLSVQILSTTFDGLVYVYTLKCVGNQRENVVGFNAADSSVSCECRLFESKGWLCRHALHILIANSSGVGIPSSYILKRWTKGVKQGNVNDESHQMSPGPSKFNRFSTLMHEAFEVMSLGSEDVNTMGITRKNWQRMKAEILSYKSSVILNDDATDDCDNATSLCEISVLDPLRRKGKGTSYGRLKSSSEKRKKKTKKGTPPTPIESRGATTMRYTVGNYEWVLPIP; the protein is encoded by the exons atggaaaaagagtaTGATACTGGGAATAACAGTTGGCTTCGGAGATTATATGAGCTTAGACATAAGTGGAGTTCAGCTTTTGGTCGTGATATTTTTACATGCGGTATTCGCTCAAGTCAAAGGAGTGAGAGCACCAATAATGTCTTCCAACGTATGTCGACGAAGACATTGACTCTTGTAGAATTTGTCCGCCACTATGAAGAACAGCTGAAACATATGagagaaattgaaagtcaagatgatTATAGTTCTCATGGAAAGCCCAAATTGCAGGTTAATCATGGGATCTTGACACATGTTGCTTCATTGTATACCCGTACCATTTTTAAAAGGTTCAatgaagaatttttgcaatgTCTGTCAGTACAGATTTTAAGTACTACATTCGATGGATTGGTTTATGTATATACTCTCAAGTGCGTGGGGAATCAACGTGAAAATGTTGTCGGATTTAATGCTGCAGATTCTTCAGTTTCTTGTGAATGCAGATTATTTGAGTCAAAAGGGTGGTTGTGTCGCCATGCCTTGCACATATTGATTGCGAACTCATCTGGCGTGGGTATTCCGTCTTCCTATATTTTGAAAAGGTGGACTAAGGGTGTTAAACAAGGGAATGTGAATGATGAATCTCATCAAATGTCACCGGGTCCATCTAAATTCAATCGTTTTTCCACGTTAATgcatgaagcttttgaagtaaTGAGTTTGGGCTCTGAAGATGTAAATACCATGGGAATAACAAGGAAGAACTGGCAAAGAATGAAGGCTGAAATTTTATCTTACAAGTCAAGTGTGATTCTGAATGATGATGCTACCGATGATTGCGATAATGCGACCTCTTTGTGTGAGATTTCAGTATTGGACCCTCttcgaaggaaaggaaagggaacaAGTTATGGAAGGCTTAAAAGCTCaagtgagaaaagaaaaaagaaaactaagaaAGGAACACCTCCAACGCCAATAGAAAGTCGAG GTGCAACCACCATGCGTTATACCGTCGGGAATTATGAATGGGTTTTGCCCATTCCCTAG